The following are encoded in a window of Panicum virgatum strain AP13 chromosome 5N, P.virgatum_v5, whole genome shotgun sequence genomic DNA:
- the LOC120672457 gene encoding disease resistance protein SUMM2-like — translation MEFVASIIDTVFRPLKDYFARTVGYVMSCGDYIDLMIHEMSELKSKRDDVQRMVDASERQGMEATSQVTWWLERVSILEGRVEAITVDFQERQELPPEQAPGVKATYLLSKMADEARAEAVDLKDKAEFQKVADELVQLRFEEMPSAPVLGRDALLQELDTCVRDGDVGIVGIYGIAGVGKTALLNKFNNDFLINSPDINVAIYIEVGKDYNLDDIQRIIGDRLGVSWENRTPKERAGVLYRVLSKMNFVLLLDDVWEPLNFRMLGIPVPKHSSKSKIVLTTRIEDVCDRMDVRRKLKMECLPWEPAWELFREKVGDHLMTASPEIRLQAQALATKCGGLPLALITVGRAMASKRTAKEWKHAITVLKIAPWQLLGMELDVLEPLKKSYDNLPSDKLRLCLLYCSLFPEEFSISKDWIIGYCIGEGFIDDLYTEMDEIYNKGHDLLGDLKIASLLEKGEDEDHIKMHPMVRAMALWIASDFGEKETKWLVRAGVGLKEAPGAEKWSDAERISFMRNNILELYEKPECPLLKTLMLQGNPGLDKICDGFFQFMPSLRVLDLSHTSISELPSGISSLVQLQYLDLYNTNIRSLPRELGSLATLRFLLLSHMPLEMIPGGVICSLTMLQVLYMDLSYGDWKVGASGNGVEFQELENLRRLKALDITIQSPEALERLSRSYRLAGSTRNILIKTCSSMTKIELPTSHLWKNMTNLKRVWIASCSNLAEVIIDGSKETVGSNALPRAILQARAELVDEEQPILPTLHDIILQGLHKVKIIYKGGCLQNLSSLFIWYCHGLEELITVSEEQDAAASGGEQASGAFRVITPFPNLQELYLHGLAKFRRLSSNTCTLHFPSLQSLKIVECPNLKKLKLSAGGLNVIQCSREWWDGLEWDDAEVRASYEDLFRPLH, via the coding sequence ATGGAGTTCGTGGCGTCCATCATCGACACGGTGTTCCGGCCGCTCAAGGACTACTTCGCGCGGACCGTCGGCTACGTCATGTCCTGCGGCGACTACATCGACTTGATGATCCACGAGATGAGCGAGCTCAAGAGCAAGCGCGACGACGTCCAGCGCATGGTCGACGCCTCCGAGCGCCAGGGCATGGAGGCCACCAGCCAGGTCACGTGGTGGCTCGAGCGCGTTTCCATCCTCGAGGGCCGGGTCGAGGCCATCACCGTCGACTTCCAGGAGCGCCAGGAGCTCCCGCCGGAGCAGGCCCCCGGCGTCAAGGCCACCTACCTCCTCAGCAAGATGGCCGACGAGGCGCGCGCAGAGGCCGTCGACCTCAAGGACAAGGCCGAATTCCAGAAGGTCGCGGACGAGCTCGTGCAGCTCCGCTTCGAGGAGATGCCCAGCGCGCCCGTCCTAGGCAGGGACGCGCTCCTCCAGGAGCTCGACACCTGCGTCCGGGACGGCGACGTGGGCATCGTCGGCATCTACGGCATTGCCGGGGTCGGCAAGACCGCGCTGCTCAACAAGTTCAACAACGACTTCCTCATCAACTCCCCTGACATCAATGTTGCCATCTACATCGAGGTCGGCAAGGACTACAATCTTGATGATATCCAGAGGATCATCGGTGACCGGCTCGGCGTGTCGTGGGAGAACCGGACGCCCAAGGAGCGTGCCGGGGTGCTCTACAGGGTGCTCAGCAAGATGAATTTCGTGCTGCTGCTGGATGATGTCTGGGAGCCACTCAATTTCCGGATGCTCGGCATCCCGGTGCCCAAGCACAGCTCCAAGAGCAAGATTGTCTTGACAACGAGGATCGAGGATGTGTGCGACCGCATGGATGTTcgccgcaagctcaagatggagTGTCTGCCCTGGGAACCAGCGTGGGAGCTTTTTCGCGAGAAGGTCGGTGATCACCTGATGACTGCTAGCCCGGAGATCCGGCTCCAAGCGCAGGCACTGGCCACAAAGTGCGGTGGGCTGCCCCTTGCGCTTATCACTGTTGGTCGGGCGATGGCCAGCAAGCGCACCGCAAAAGAGTGGAAGCATGCCATTACTGTGCTTAAGATTGCCCCATGGCAGCTTCTTGGCATGGAACTTGATGTTCTTGAGCCTCTCAAGAAGAGTTATGATAACTTGCCCAGCGACAAACTAAGGCTCTGCCTATTATATTGCTCACTGTTCCCGGAGGAGTTCTCCATTTCCAAGGATTGGATCATAGGCTACTGCATTGGTGAAGGTTTTATAGATGACTTGTACACTGAGATGGATGAAATATACAACAAGGGGCATGACCTTCTTGGTGATCTAAAGATTGCCTCTTTGCTGGAGAAAGGTGAAGATGAGGATCATATCAAAATGCATCCAATGGTCCGTGCTATGGCTCTATGGATAGCATCGGATTTTGGCGAGAAGGAGACCAAATGGCTTGTCCGTGCCGGAGTTGGGCTGAAGGAGGCACCAGGTGCAGAGAAGTGGAGCGATGCTGAGCGGATCTCTTTCATGCGAAACAACATTCTTGAGCTGTATGAGAAGCCTGAATGCCCTTTACTGAAGACTTTGATGCTACAAGGCAACCCTGGGTTGGACAAGATATGTGATGGCTTCTTCCAGTTCATGCCATCTCTCAGAGTGTTAGATTTGTCCCACACTTCTATCAGCGAATTACCTTCAGGGATCAGTTCATTGGTTCAGTTGCAGTATCTGGATTTGTATAACACAAACATCAGGTCCCTGCCAAGGGAGCTAGGATCACTAGCAACTCTGCGATTCTTGCTTCTCTCACATATGCCACTAGAGATGATCCCAGGTGGTGTTATATGCAGCCTCACTATGTTGCAAGTCTTGTACATGGATCTCAGCTATGGAGATTGGAAGGTTGGCGCAAGTGGAAATGGTGTTGAATTTCAGGAGCTCGAGAACCTGCGCAGGCTCAAGGCGCTAGACATCACAATACAATCACCTGAGGCCTTGGAGCGGTTGTCTCGGTCATATCGCCTTGCTGGTTCCACAAGAAATATACTGATAAAGACTTGTTCCAGCATGACGAAGATAGAGCTTCCTACGAGCCACCTCTGGAAGAACATGACTAACCTGAAGAGAGTGTGGATTGCAAGCTGCAGCAACTTAGCGGAGGTAATAATTGATGGCAGCAAAGAAACTGTTGGCAGCAATGCGCTCCCCCGTGCCATCTTGCAAGCCCGGGCTGAACTTGTAGATGAAGAGCAGCCCATCCTTCCAACCCTGCATGATATCATCCTTCAGGGACTCCATAAGGTAAAGATCATCTACAAAGGCGGATGCCTACAGAATCTATCATCACTGTTCATCTGGTATTGCCATGGGCTGGAAGAGCTGATTACTGTCAGTGAAGAGCAAGATGCAGCGGCAAGTGGCGGAGAACAAGCTTCGGGAGCGTTTAGAGTTATCACACCCTTCCCCAACCTCCAAGAGCTGTATCTCCATGGCTTGGCAAAGTTCAGGAGGCTGAGCAGCAATACATGTACGCTGCACTTCCCATCGCTTCAGAGCCTGAAGATTGTTGAGTGCCCAAATCTGAAGAAGCTGAAACTTTCTGCTGGAGGGCTCAATGTGATACAATGCTCAAGGGAATGGTGGGATGGGCTGGAGTGGGATGATGCTGAAGTCAGAGCTTCATATGAGGACCTGTTCCGCCCATTGCACTGA